A window of the Dictyostelium discoideum AX4 chromosome 4 chromosome, whole genome shotgun sequence genome harbors these coding sequences:
- a CDS encoding timeless family protein: MMDDDSGLIEILGALGSYRYINDENEEVLNYNINNINKNINSVGIDGKKLKKKAIENEDNISKIFECGEDCLEAARALYRMLNEDDDIDRSVFHFLGKNNIARSKLVPILIAYPDNTNLVITILKIFVKLTLQLPYHIESYDIPKQTLYTLNMKESFLNRELIKTLLDILKEPMINLGFSNGKSQDYIIIELVLTLIKNMLQIQDPISSQTSIESEYRCHMHSNLIELLEEENILELFLVLAQNIHTNKVYKQISIYSLLLLEIFTLLLKNENPNEIWSSQEKNEENNDNGDDDDNNNDKKKKKILSEKDKSLINLLKKEKRLSTKLVSNGNRSRFIGTYTSYSEIEGKKIINKTLPDMATVNSVRPTSLGNFSASLLASRTKVIGERKKTASSLKVRLILKSWAEQFLDGCYNTLMNTVVDEFAKENAQILDSDRLNFLMLTKFFTGFSLALLRYHSEKVEQLKKKKQLEKELDDMVVDKNLEPQSDDEGDEDIDAFTHDNIIGSLSSTLSPSNFQFIFSSCSNYQMIKKHLSLEVAVSTLREMISLLNYMSVSPIEQYKQISLEMQSTIYYDRDAFLKLIINLMRIYDPNHYSKSMMLDLIDLSFTTVIMVENFCKQNNAIEIKSKRQRSSKSLNSIDDNTEAINQPTENQDGTITDDGFPDEEEKEDEYDSQIRNSMDFTSFMAEFAHSEVIKNLALVLGGYHGNTTLINHQIIQLYKRIANDLELEPMFYQISLFYLFKNLLNDPLISSSKSGDSKDLLEFINQILSKYYKAVESNPSFLIDILIPKSRTDCFYLKTNDEDGDISQQQQQQQQEQQEFDENGIPILKISKNTGRLKKKSNGDSDEGEVFLESDDDKDEYILQNIVSKMEDTLKRPELIEKIKLLNKRKVGPKIIGWLQQHLLNAIVIRTKEKNNPSFTLYPLLYEGECDGENFNNLANVRQIFSLLKFGLPTSRNGFYTISSLKNYSTNYLTAIYETIKEALEQQTLEIQQKELKKQQRKLQPKQPRSKISSKGKKTIVAKFDKNGKRNPLYQSSDEEESNNESKSKSSSESESSSSESEVESEVESEVESDNEKEEDKVNKEKKHSTNNYKKEETDNEEKEEEKEEEEDRDKGEEDKEESDDEEIENLKEKIQLKEKEKRDRKKEKKEKRKNKKREEKEKKRNRKEKEKEHEEEEEEEEDEEKDEEEEEKEEMFSENVFVNIEPIEKSVESKKKLKKILKKSNQDSDEDSDTIQSSKVKTILDSDSDEESNREDSFKNNKKDQDDNDKDITPNKRNKVLKRKNISLSDDDEEDKEESDNDKDIGSDEDQKTDKVSKKHKSN; encoded by the exons atgatggaTGATGACTCAGGGTTAATAGAGATTTTAGGGGCATTAGGTTCATATAGATATATAAATGACGAAAATGAAGAAGTCCTAAactataatataaataatataaataaaaatataaactcTGTTGGTATTGATggaaagaaattaaaaaagaaagcaATAGAGAATGAAgataatattagtaaaatATTCGAATGTGGTGAAGATTGTTTAGAAGCAGCAAGAGCTCTATATCGTATGttaaatgaagatgatgatatcGATAGATCtgtatttcattttttaggaaaaaataatatagcAAGATCTAAATTAGTACCAATCTTAATAGCTTATCCTGATAATACAAATTTAGTTATAACAATTT taaaaatttttgtaaaattaacaTTACAATTACCATATCATATTGAATCATATGATATTCCAAAACAAACATTATATACATTAAATATGAaagaatcatttttaaatagagaATTGATAAAAACTTTATTGGATATTTTAAAGGAACCAATGATTAATTTAGGTTTTTCAAATGGTAAAAGTCAagattatattattattgaattggttttaactttaattaaaaatatgttACAAATTCAAGATCCAATATCTTCTCAAACTTCAATAGAATCTGAATATCGTTGTCACATGCAtagtaatttaattgaattattagaaga GGAGAatattttagaattatttttagtattaGCACAAAATATTCATACAAATAAAGTTTATaaacaaatttcaatttattcattattattattagaaatttttacattattattaaaaaatgaaaatccaaATGAAATTTGGTCATCTCAAGAAAAGAATGAAGAAAAcaatgataatggtgatgatgatgataataataatgataaaaaaaaaaaaaaaattttaagtgaaaaagataaatcattaattaatttattaaaaaaagagaaaagattatcaacaaaattagttagtaatggtaatagaAGTAGATTTATTGGCACCTATACAAGTTATTCAGAGATTGAAGGTAAGAagattataaataaaactttaccAGATATGGCCACAGTAAATTCAGTTAGACCAACAAGTTTAGGTAATTTCTCTGCTTCATTATTGGCAAGTAGAACTAAAGTAATTGGTGAAAGGAAGAAAACTGCATCCTCTTTAAAGGTTAGATTAATCTTAAAGAGTTGGGCTGAACAATTTTTAGATGGTTGTTATAATACATTGATGAATACTGTTGTGGATGAATTTGCAAAAGAGAATGCCCAAATATTGGATTCTGATAGACTTAACTTTTTAATGTTAACAAAATTCTTTACTGGTTTCTCTTTAGCACTTTTAAGATATCATAGTGAAAAAgttgaacaattaaaaaagaagaagcaATTGGAAAAGGAATTAGATGATATGGTAGTCGATAAGAATTTAGAGCCACAATCTGACGATGAAGGTGATGAAGATATTGATGCTTTCACTCATGACAATATCATtggttcattatcatcaacattGTCACCATCAAACTTTCAATTCATTTTCTCAAGTTGTAgtaattatcaaatgataaagaaaCATCTATCATTAGAGGTGGCAGTATCAACATTAAGAGAAATGATATcacttttaaattatatgtCAGTGTCACCCATTGAACAGTATAAACAAATCTCATTGGAAATGCAATCAACAATCTACTATGACCGTGATGCATTCTTAAagttgattattaatttaatgcGTATTTATGATCCAAATCATTATAGTAAATCGATGATGCTCGATTTAATCGATTTATCATTTACGACGGTTATTATGGTTGAAAATTTTTGTAAACAAAATAATGCAAtcgaaattaaatcaaaaagacAAAGATCCTCAAAGTCTTTGAATTCCATTGATGATAATACTGAAGCAATCAATCAACCAACAGAAAATCAAGATGGTACAATAACTGACGATGGTTTTCCAGATGAAGAAGAGAAAGAGGATGAATATGATAGTCAAATTCGTAATAGTATGGATTTCACTTCTTTTATGGCAGAATTTGCTCATTCTGAGGTGATAAAGAATTTAGCATTGGTTTTGGGTGGTTATCATGGAAATACAACTTTAATTAATCATCAAATCATTCAACTATATAAAAGAATTGCAAATGATTTAGAATTGGAACCAATGTTTTATCAAATATCTCTATTCTATCTCTTTAAGAATCTCTTAAATGATCCATTAATTTCAAGTTCAAAAAGTGGTGATTCAAAAGATCttttagaatttattaatcaaatactttcaaaatattataaagCAGTTGAATCAAATCCTTCTTTCTTAATTGACATTTTAATTCCAAAATCTAGAACTGATTGTTTCTATTTAAAGacaaatgatgaagatggtgatatatcacaacaacaacaacaacaacaacaagaacaacaagaatttgatgaaaatggaattccaatattaaaaatttcaaaaaatactGGTagattgaaaaagaaatcaaatggTGATAGTGATGAAGGTGAAGTATTTTTAGAGAGcgatgatgataaagatgAATATATTCTTCAAAATATTGTCTCTAAAATGGAGGATACTTTAAAGAGAccagaattaattgaaaagattaaattattaaataagaGAAAAGTTGGACCAAAGATTATAGGTTGGTTACAACAACATCTATTGAATGCCATTGTAATTAGAACCAAAGAAAAGAATAATCCAAGCTTTACACTCTATCCATTGCTTTATGAAGGCGAGTGTGATGGTGAAAACTTTAACAATTTGGCCAATGTTAGACAAatcttttcattattaaaatttggacTTCCAACATCTAGAAATGGTTTCTACACAATCTCTTCATTAAAAAACTATTCAACCAATTATTTAACTGCAATCTATGAAACCATTAAAGAGGCTTTAGAACAACAAACATTagaaattcaacaaaaagaattaaaaaaacaacaaagaAAATTACAACCAAAACAACCAAGATCCAAAATATCTtcaaaaggaaaaaaaactatagtcgctaaatttgataaaaatggtaaaagaAATCCACTTTATCAATCATCtgatgaagaagaatcaaataatgaatctaaatcaaaatcatcatctgAAAGTgaaagtagtagtagtgaaAGTGAAGTTGAAAGTGAAGTTGAAAGTGAAGTTGAaagtgataatgaaaaagaagaagataaagtaaataaagagaaaaaaCATTCAACAAATAActataaaaaagaagaaactgataatgaagagaaagaagaagaaaaagaagaagaagaggacaGAGATAAAGGTGAAGAGGATAAAGAAGAAAGTGACgatgaagaaattgaaaatttaaaagaaaaaattcaattaaaggaaaaagagaaaagagatagaaagaaagagaaaaaagaaaaaagaaaaaataaaaagagagaagagaaagaaaagaaaagaaatagaaaagaaaaagaaaaagaacatgaagaggaagaagaggaggaagaagatgaagaaaaagatgaagaggaagaagaaaaagaagaaatgtTTAGTGAAAATGTTTTTGTTAACattgaaccaattgaaaaatcagTAGAATcaaagaagaaattaaaaaaaattcttaaaaaaagCAATCAAGATAGTGATGAAGATAGTGATACCATCCAATCAAGTAAagttaaaacaattttagaCAGTGATAGTGATGAGGAATCAAACAGAGAggatagttttaaaaataataaaaaagatcaagACGACAATGATAAAGATATCACACCAAACAAAAGAAACAaggttttaaaaagaaaaaatataaGTTTAAGTGATGATGACGAAGAAGACAAAGAAGAAAGTGACAACGATAAAGATATTGGTAGCGATGAAGATCAAAAAACTGATAAGGTatcaaaaaaacataaatcaaattaa
- a CDS encoding Rab GTPase domain-containing protein — MNEHNINLGNEIIRLSKARVDVKQEVLYKLKINFQFSFLNKSKVFLEEAWNYVNELENPEQLIELKDAADFNSQALLVNLTKENQIFKKINDVIDTLSKHQKTLQQIRFLNTQQIPSPPPTGTTTPTTTPNLENDQNEKWIKDLLFSIVQLKQYYIDFISTIIKYSNESDFKVAYYLMEELLHTDKVTITSDSFQRPFYRINKSMALKILNLNQQLQPIQNNNNDYGGNYQSSLSEDDLIYSFSVPQTPSISLSPFSTPSISSPNNVSPPSTPSFQVVSPTLISPPPSTPSTQSTSNTTNSFWKTTQQIHFSSSNLISYKHQVMVNKLFQLLDIPFSPSSLLIIQLSPNQSPYYVQSFWGIDNGKDLIVTENYNCLDMVNKFQNNNNNQFLDINLVSFSEQILGTLLVCPKESKFKSVQSNDILGQNSTPTQTTVASNTSNSLPPLPLSQQQHQQTPPSHPLPQPPSHSHFHSHSHSNSHLQPNLQSLLQQSSTLSLIVPSPLKSPISFRQQQQNQQLPIKSQTLISIKNDSINFQEDFETKNKEKENNIFYNSPLLKLPQMQKPIPIIFQKFITNINAQFLMIQWLSKLDEFNQTYQQLVSNIKHLTNPHQSPSINQNNTNTTNSTFTSQEEIKLAKSSSFSSMSSVSSSSSSSLSYSLSTQSVFNNNNNNNDDHFYLKLNLPIKVNKKMVEVIQKRFQSIQDQLKKNSSTTFSDLFYSVFPNIYTNYRELVLCKKNSPMPMITITFSPDSQSSPPNSTPLTAHIKSSSFSSNINGYPITTSTTTSATTTTTPINSSSSNTNSTAAAAVTKTTNSPISSNYNSNYQYNRTDSNRSNSSNNGMTKSHSSSFSTGSRSNSNLTELLLPNQIISTMDIDKFKMGEIVFQSILVNFHLDSKKLPLNVIYSKLVLLVLIKATHFSQSRSIKEMYRLISKHLKNQNQINIFNQKFKPIFKQLSNDNPHLQLNWILLIEEWFPDEWENPKQLFPRSTNEIKGSFFGKRLLTPAIHQHLFTPDGQFIKRNKYGKKDVSWYPEKEPVWYFKKYPEIAGYEYAATELMRSLGIKNLPYSELILFYDPQLKKSYPVLLTLAVQGKCISDIWLSSQSNITSSSSSSSTSTSTSIPNSSPTTNFNSHLSEINENLLDKHNTGLLIISSLLLSVEDGKPDNFILSDNGKYLTPIDNDRCFIAPSTVCEKGSSFIYVLMEQKKKLVMKSILFNLSMMKEKVDESVQRFFLDLDCFEFLKEWLENLIYVHDRYSTLLPEEELNSLYNQNNCIVRIFFTTQMIHNLYNTLLNIQYHFKYSITNSYLDLISKLFDPFVFKQYQLSFNICNNNNNNNNDQNQNYLKSSPTILSLQERYKSMVFYNNGINNLKQIVNMLGITNQELFGEAVRVKNEPSTALAYLKKMNQRKQDIKNTNQKILMNSSPNSSPPNQSPPNSISNLSTCLNLSIQQQITLPNQLHQHQYQQQQLYKQLQQQPSPSPSPQQQQQNEMINTIDVSQFNKKQCVEFEKKFKNEFPNAESFSIHNSLFTDSYIKKLSFSHIQFLDLRNSEKLTRASLGYLIKITPELIYLNISGWKSLKKLMFTSNSNFEMGLIDLNQLVTLEDETQIPPTKLNKLVVNDCCNLEIIDFYCSMPQLKTLDCYRNNKLEKVRLNYNVKLNTDIDDSKILKRPLNFIILGDKNVGKTSVIKLFKYKSSIKLMLPNFYESTFENPIPVEILNIIESKIKSNCFCGFNIILVYDCFSEESLVKCKKWLYNFKKIVDPCDYIRITLIGNKYDLLSIKVNDNDVNSFSREFNIKTFKISTKQNNYGELNIIGNHLFERCSQDCRIISK; from the exons ATGA atgaacacaatataaatttaggaaatgaaataattagATTAAGTAAAGCAAGAGTTGATGTAAAACAAGAagtattatataaattaaaaattaattttcaatttagttttttaaataaatcaaaagtttttttaGAAGAAGCTTGGAACTATGTAAATGAATTAGAAAATCCAGAGCAATTAATAGAGTTGAAAGATGCTGCTGATTTTAATAGTCAAGCACTATTGGTAAATCTAACAAAAGAgaatcaaatatttaaaaaaattaatgatgttATCGACACATTATCAAAACATCAAAAAACATTACAACaaattagatttttaaatacaCAGCAAAttccatcaccaccaccaactggaacaacaacaccaacaacaacaccaaatttagaaaatgaccaaaatgaaaaatggaTAAAGGATTTACTATTTTCAATAGtgcaattaaaacaatactATATCGATTTCatatcaacaattattaaatacagTAACGAATCAGATTTCAAAGTTGCCTATTACCTAATGGAAGAATTACTACACACTGATAAAGTTACCATTACCAGTGACTCGTTTCAACGTCCATTCtatagaattaataaatcaatggctttaaaaattttaaatttaaatcaacaattacaaccaattcaaaataataataatgattatgGTGGTAATTACCAATCTAGTTTAAGTGaagatgatttaatttattcattttcagTCCCACAAACTCCTTCAATCTCACTATCACCCTTTTCAACACCATCTATTTCTTCACCAAATAATGTATCACCGCCATCAACACCATCCTTTCAAGTTGTTTCACCAACTTTaatatcaccaccaccatcaactCCATCAACTCAATCAACATCGAATacaacaaattcattttGGAAAACAACCCAACAAATTCATTTTAgttcatcaaatttaatttcatataaACATCAAGTAAtggtaaataaattatttcaacTATTGGATATACCATTTTCACCAagttcattattaattattcaaCTATCACCTAATCAATCACCATATTATGTTCAATCTTTTTGGGGAATTGATAATGGAAAGGATTTAATTGTAACAGAGAATTATAATTGTTTAGATATGgttaataaatttcaaaataataataataatcaatttttagatattaattTAGTATCATTCTCTGAGCAAATATTAGGTACACTATTAGTTTGTCCAAAAGAgagtaaatttaaatctgtTCAATCTAATGATATTCTTGGTCAAAATAGTACTCCTACACAAACAACAGTTGCTTCCAATActtcaaattcattaccaccactaccttTATCACAGCAACAGCATCAACAAACACCACCATCACATCCATTACCACAACCACCATCACATTCTCATTTTCATTCTCATTCTCATTCAAATTCACATTTACAACCAAATTTACAATCATTATTGCAACAAAGTTCAACACTTTCTTTAATTGTACCAAGTCCATTAAAAtcaccaatttcatttagacaacaacaacagaatcaacaattaccaataaaatcacaaactttaatttcaattaaaaatgatagtaTTAACTTTCAAGAAGATTttgaaactaaaaataaagagaaagaaaataatatattttataattcacctttattaaaattaccacAGATGCAaaaaccaataccaataatatttcaaaagtttattacaaatattaatgCACAATTTCTAATGATTCAATGGCTTTCTAAATTAGATGAATTCAATCAAACTTATCAACAATTAGTTTCTAATATTAAACATTTAACAAATCCTCATCAATCTCCatcaataaatcaaaataataccaatactaCCAATTCAACATTTACATCTCaagaagaaataaaattagcaAAATCATCATCCTTTTCATCAATGTCTTCAGtttcatcatcgtcatcttcttcattatcatatTCTTTATCTACACAAAgtgtatttaataataataataataataatgatgatcatttttatttaaaacttaaCTTACCAAttaaagttaataaaaaaatggtagAAGTAATTCAAAAAAGATTTCAATCTATTCaagatcaattgaaaaagaatagTTCAACAACTTTTTcagatttattttattcagtTTTTCCAAATATTTATACAAACTATAGAGAATTGGTATTATGTAAAAAGAATTCACCAATGCCAATGATAACTATTACCTTTTCACCAGATTCtcaatcatcaccaccaaattCAACACCATTAACAGCTCATATTAAATCATCAAGTTTTTCATCTAATATTAATGGTTATCCTATCACCACCAGCACTACTACCTCtgccaccaccactaccacaccaattaattcatcatcttcaaatacaaattcaacagcagcagcagcagtaacaaaaacaactaattcaccaatatcatcaaattataatagtaattatcaatataataGAACTGATAGTAATAgaagtaatagtagtaataatggtaTGACAAAATCTCattcatcttcattttcaactGGTTCaagatcaaattcaaatttaactgaattattattaccaaatcaaattatatCAACAATggatattgataaatttaagaTGGGAGAAATTGTATTTCAAAGTATTTTAGTAAACTTTCATTTAGATTCAAAGAAATTACCATTGAATGTTATATATAGTAAATTGGTCTTACTAGTATTAATTAAAGCAACACATTTCTCACAATCTAGATCGATTAAAGAAATGTATagattaatttcaaaacatttaaaaaatcaaaaccaaattaatatattcaaTCAAAAGTTTAAACCAATCTTTAAACAactttcaaatgataatccACATCTTCAATTGAATTGGATATTGTTAATTGAAGAATGGTTTCCTGATGAATGGGAAAATCCAAAACAGTTATTCCCAAGATcaacaaatgaaattaaaggtTCATTCTTTGGTAAAAGATTATTAACACCAGCAATTCATCAACATTTGTTTACACCAGATGGTCAATTTATTAAGCGTAATAAATATGGTAAAAAAGATGTATCTTGGTATCCTGAGAAAGAACCAGTttggtattttaaaaagtatcCTGAAATTGCAGGTTATGAATATGCAGCAACTGAACTAATGAGATCATTAGGTATTAAGAATTTACCATACTctgaattgattttattcTATGATccacaattaaaaaaatcatatcCAGTATTATTAACTTTAGCTGTACAAGGTAAATGTATTTCTGATATTTGGTTATCATCACAATCAAAtataacatcatcatcatcatcatcatcaacatcaacatcaacatcaatacCAAATTCTAGTccaacaacaaattttaattcacatttaagtgaaattaatgaaaatttattagatAAACATAATACTGGtttattgataatttctTCATTACTTTTATCAGTTGAAGATGGTAAACCTGATAATTTCATATTATCAGATAATGGTAAATATTTAAcaccaattgataatgatcgTTGTTTTATAGCACCATCAACAGTTTGTGAAAAAGGATCATCATTCATCTATGTATTAATGGAacagaaaaagaaattagtaatgaaatcaatattatttaatctatCAATGATGAAAGAGAAAGTAGATGAATCAGTACAACGATTCTTTTTAGATTTAGATTGTTTTGAATTCCTTAAAGAATGGTTAGAGAATTTAATCTATGTTCATGATAGATATTCAACTCTTTTACCAgaagaagaattaaattcactctataatcaaaataattgtaTAGTTCGTATATTTTTTACAACTCAAATGATTCATAATCTTTATAatacattattaaatattcaatatcattttaaatattcaataacAAATAGttatttagatttaatttcaaaattatttgatccatttgtttttaaacaatatcaattatcatttaatatttgtaataataataataataataataatgatcaaaatcaaaattatttaaaatcttcacccacaatattatcattacaagAAAGATATAAGTCAATggtattttataataatggtattaataatttaaaacaaattgtaAATATGTTAGGAATTACAAATCAAGAATTATTTGGTGAAGCAGTAAGAGTAAAGAATGAACCATCAACGGCTTTAGcatatttaaagaaaatgaatcaACGTAAacaagatattaaaaatacaaatcaaaagattttaatgaaTAGTTCACCAAATTCTAGTCCACCAAATCAAAGTccaccaaattcaattagtaatttatcaacttgtttaaatttatcaatccaacaacaaataaccttaccaaatcaattacatcaacatcaatatcaacaacaacaactatataaacaattacaacaacaaccatcaccatcaccatcaccacaacaacaacaacaaaatgaaatGATTAATACAATTGATGTGtcacaatttaataaaaaacaatgtgtagaatttgaaaagaaatttaaaaatgaatttccaAATGCAGAGAGTTTTTCAATtcataattcattatttacaGATTCTTATATAAAGAAACTTAGTTTCTCtcatattcaatttttagatttaagaAATTCTGAAAAATTAACACGTGCATCACTTGGTTATCTTATAAAGATAACACcagaattaatttatttaaatattagtGGTTGgaaatcattgaaaaagTTAATGTTTACaagtaattcaaattttgaaatgggtttaattgatttaaatcaattggttACTCTAGAGGATGAAACTCAAATTCCACCTACAAAACTTAATAAATTGGTTGTCAATGATTGTTGTAATTTAGAGATTATCGATTTCTATTGTTCAATGCctcaattaaaaactttagattgttatagaaataataaattggaaaaagttcgtttaaattataatgtaaaattaaatactgatattgatgattcaaaaattttaaaaagacctttaaattttataattttaggTGATAAAAATGTTGGTAAA acatcagttataaaattatttaaatataaaagtaGTATAAAATTAATGCTTCCAAATTTTTATGAATCAACTTTTGAAAATCCAATTCcagttgaaattttaaatataattgaatcaaaaattaaatcaaattgtttctgtggatttaatattattttagtttatGATTGTTTTTCAGAAGAAAGTCTTgttaaatgtaaaaaatggttatataattttaaaaagattgtTGATCCATGTGATTATATTAGAATCActttaattggtaataaatatgatttattatcaattaaagttaatgataatgatgttaat tCTTTTTCTAGggaatttaatattaaaacatttaaaatttcaacaaaacaaaataattatggtgaattaaatataattggaAATCATTTATTTGAACGTTGTAGTCAAGATTGTAGAATTATtagcaaataa
- a CDS encoding HMG1/2 box-containing protein (Similar to high mobility group): MAKSKPIKKNEVTTPVNNNNNNNNSNNEENEEIDLDDVKKKFQEFKIKNKQKKEEHEKEIKKKSTENHESHNDHNGGAHHSGVKRSKPLQPFPALHFFKESNPSKSPGWYLEKWREMADHEKKPFYDLAQKDKERYQTQMEEYEKIHSSINHQKPQKKQLKKKVESGGSDDEESKNNGAPKKLSKKEKLKKTQEDKLIVKQNRLNGYKKDGCDLKNGASTTTTTTTTTSNVKNSVNSNNKKKIQGKENDSEDDNEDEVESENYDNEEEGEEEDDDDDEEEEEDDDDEDDEDDNEESGSESEKSNSDIYDDSVFVDEDDGDGWGDMKRGFKSSHHNFKGANCGGRRIKWNK; encoded by the exons atggccaaatcaaaaccaataaaaaaaaatgaagtaACTACACCTgtaaataacaacaataacaataataatagtaataatgaagaaaatgaagagATAGATTTAGATGatgttaaaaagaaatttcaagaatttaaaattaaaaataaacaaaaaaaagaagaacatgaaaaagagataaaaaagaaatcaaccGAAAATCATGAATCTCATAATGACCATAATGGTGGTGCTCATCACTCTGGCGTAAAGAGATCAAAACCATTGCAACCATTTCCAGCACTTCACTTTTTCAAAGAATCAAATCCTTCAAAATCTCCAGGTTGGTATTTAGAAAAATGGAGAGAAATGGCTGACcatgaaaaaaaa cCATTTTATGATTTAGCacaaaaagataaagaaagaTATCAAACCCAAATGGAAGAATATGAAAAGATTCATAGCTCTATTAACCATCAAAaaccacaaaaaaaacaattaaagaaaaaggtGGAAAGTGGTGGTTCCGATGATGAAGAATCAAAGAATAATGGTGCACCAAAGAAATTGAgtaaaaaagagaaattgaaaaaaactCAAGAggataaattaattgtaaaacaAAATAGATTAAATGGATACAAAAAAGATGGAtgtgatttaaaaaatggtgcgtcaactaccaccaccactaccacaacTACTTCAAATGTAAAAAACTctgtaaatagtaataataaaaagaaaattcaagGTAAGGAAAATGATAgtgaagatgataatgaagatgaagttGAAAGTGAGAActatgataatgaagaagaaggtgaagaagaagatgatgatgatgatgaggaagaagaagaagatgatgatgatgaagatgatgaagatgataatgaagaatctGGTTCTGAATCTGAAAAAAGTAATAGTGATATATATGATGATAGTGTTTTCGTTGACGaggatgatggtgatggttgGGGTGATATGAAGAGAGGTTTTAAATCTTCACATCACAATTTCAAAGGTGCAAATTGTGGTGGAAGAAGAATTAAAtggaataaataa
- a CDS encoding LIM-type zinc finger-containing protein, which translates to MVLCPSCQKPVYFAERQLYQGKDYHQICYNILIKQENASRPKTFAIHEQIFCNVEENSKHKYPLAPVDGYYAGIQVSPPSQPSQPSNTTQTSVQSKPKNNLCKKCSGETKPTDKFCTGCGNKL; encoded by the exons atGGTACTTTGTCCATCTTGTCAAAAGCCTGTTTACTTTGCAGAACGTCAATTGTACCAAGGCAAG GATTATCATCAAATTTGTTAtaacattttaattaaacaagaaAATGCATCAAGACCAAAAACATTTGc AATTCATGAACAAATATTTTGTAATGTAGAGGAAAATAGTAAACATAAATATCCATTGGCACCAGTTGATGGTTATTATGCAGGAATACAAgtatcaccaccatcacaaCCATCACAACCATCAAATACCACTCAAACTTCTGTccaatcaaaaccaaaaaataacTTGTGTAAAAAATGTTCAGGTGAAACAAAACCAACTGATAAATTTTGTACAGGTTGTGGTAATAAActatag